From Echinicola soli, a single genomic window includes:
- a CDS encoding patatin-like phospholipase family protein — MRALVISGGGSKGAYAGGIAEFLIRECKLEYDLFMGTSTGSLLIPHLSIDNVEKIKNVYTTVKQKDIFTICPFIITKENGTFRSRINHLGIMKMFIQQKKTFGDTSSLRKLIGRSIRKEDYKKMQANSADVVITVSNLSTNQVEYKSLKECNYTDFCDWIWASANMVPFMSLVEKNNMEYADGGMADLVPISESIRRGATEIDIIVLKTNKPTSPQNPVKNALELTTRTFDFMLNQISNDDITIGKLQGSQKKVKLNFYYPPKELTENSLIFDPNQMRRWWQEGYDFAKQTSPICKCLEQTENGKV; from the coding sequence ATGAGGGCATTGGTAATATCAGGTGGTGGAAGCAAGGGTGCTTACGCTGGAGGTATAGCAGAGTTTTTAATAAGGGAATGCAAACTTGAGTATGACTTGTTTATGGGTACCTCTACAGGAAGCCTGCTTATCCCCCATCTATCTATCGACAATGTCGAAAAAATCAAAAATGTCTATACCACCGTAAAACAAAAGGATATTTTCACCATTTGCCCCTTTATCATCACAAAAGAGAACGGGACTTTCAGGAGCCGCATTAACCACTTGGGGATCATGAAAATGTTTATCCAGCAAAAGAAAACCTTTGGTGACACCAGCAGCCTGCGCAAACTCATCGGAAGAAGCATCCGTAAAGAGGATTATAAAAAAATGCAGGCAAACAGTGCCGATGTGGTCATTACGGTATCCAACCTCAGCACTAACCAGGTGGAATACAAATCTCTTAAAGAATGTAATTACACCGATTTTTGTGACTGGATCTGGGCATCTGCCAATATGGTCCCGTTTATGAGCCTGGTCGAAAAGAACAATATGGAGTATGCTGATGGAGGAATGGCCGATCTGGTACCTATTTCAGAATCCATCCGAAGAGGAGCTACTGAAATAGACATAATTGTCCTCAAAACAAACAAACCCACTTCGCCCCAAAATCCTGTCAAAAACGCCCTGGAGCTCACCACGAGGACTTTTGACTTTATGCTCAATCAAATCTCCAATGACGATATCACCATTGGTAAGCTCCAAGGTTCCCAGAAAAAAGTCAAATTGAACTTTTACTATCCCCCAAAAGAACTCACTGAAAACTCACTGATCTTTGACCCCAATCAAATGCGCAGATGGTGGCAGGAGGGGTATGATTTTGCCAAACAGACCTCCCCTATCTGCAAATGCCTTGAACAAACCGAAAATGGAAAAGTCTAA
- a CDS encoding DUF4301 family protein, with protein MIEEVVKEKITLQGRDPKKIEKQISNFKNGFPFLAIDEPATIGNGIEEITDAQISAFEKNYGSVTLNKEIVKFVPASGAATRMFKNLFAYLEAEDQSLDANPFVRTFISNLKSFAFYKDLEEMLSENGLDIKELLEREEFPTIVSYLLNDEGLGYGKLPKGLLKFHTYNDLNRTPVHEHFIEGLQYGLGKDNTVRLHFTVSPEHQARFEEHVNQLKEKLNNQFKVNFEVTFSQQKPSTDTIAVNMDNTPFLEENGEILFRPAGHGALLENLNEIDADLIFIKNIDNVVPDRLKEATKKYKIVIASILLETQTELFDLLEKLDDNPSKKTISTAAELLENKLGLRLSSQFNSLSDSEKTVFLKGKLNRPLRVCGMVENTGEPGGGPFWVKDKDGSFSLQIGETAQLDLNDNKVAKIFRSSSHFNPTDLVCGVKDYKGDKFDLLKYRDPETGFITQKSKNGKDLKAQELPGLWNGSMADWNSIFVEVPLGTFNPVKTINDLLREQHQS; from the coding sequence ATGATTGAGGAAGTAGTAAAAGAAAAAATCACCTTACAAGGGAGGGATCCAAAAAAGATTGAAAAACAGATTTCCAATTTCAAAAATGGCTTTCCCTTTTTAGCCATAGATGAGCCAGCAACCATTGGTAATGGGATAGAAGAAATCACCGATGCGCAGATTTCCGCATTTGAGAAAAACTATGGCTCCGTGACTTTGAATAAAGAAATCGTGAAATTTGTACCGGCCAGTGGTGCTGCCACGCGAATGTTCAAAAACCTCTTCGCATATTTAGAAGCTGAGGATCAGAGTTTAGACGCCAACCCTTTCGTAAGGACCTTTATTTCCAACCTAAAATCATTTGCTTTTTACAAAGACCTAGAGGAAATGCTCTCTGAAAACGGATTGGATATCAAAGAGCTGCTGGAAAGGGAAGAATTTCCCACCATTGTTTCTTACCTGCTAAATGACGAAGGACTTGGATATGGAAAATTGCCAAAAGGACTACTGAAATTTCACACTTATAATGATCTAAACCGTACCCCTGTCCATGAGCATTTTATTGAAGGCCTGCAGTATGGGCTTGGTAAAGACAACACCGTAAGACTACATTTCACCGTATCACCAGAACATCAAGCACGTTTTGAAGAACATGTAAACCAGCTCAAGGAAAAATTGAATAATCAGTTCAAGGTGAATTTTGAAGTAACTTTTTCCCAACAAAAGCCTTCTACAGACACCATTGCGGTCAATATGGATAACACACCATTTTTGGAAGAAAATGGAGAAATCCTATTTAGACCTGCCGGGCATGGTGCACTGTTGGAAAATTTAAATGAAATCGATGCAGACCTTATTTTTATTAAAAACATCGATAATGTAGTCCCTGACCGGCTTAAAGAAGCCACTAAAAAATATAAAATCGTTATTGCTTCCATCCTTTTGGAAACCCAAACGGAGCTTTTTGACTTGCTTGAAAAATTGGACGACAATCCAAGCAAGAAGACCATCAGTACAGCAGCTGAACTTTTGGAAAACAAGCTGGGATTAAGACTTTCATCCCAATTCAACAGCCTATCTGACAGTGAAAAAACAGTCTTCCTTAAGGGCAAACTCAATAGACCGCTGCGTGTATGTGGCATGGTGGAAAATACAGGAGAACCAGGGGGCGGACCTTTCTGGGTAAAAGACAAAGATGGATCATTCTCCTTACAGATTGGTGAAACAGCACAACTTGACCTGAACGATAATAAAGTGGCAAAGATCTTTAGAAGCTCCTCTCACTTTAACCCAACTGATCTGGTATGTGGTGTAAAAGATTATAAAGGAGATAAATTCGACCTGCTCAAGTACCGCGATCCAGAAACGGGATTTATCACACAAAAATCCAAAAACGGGAAAGACCTAAAAGCGCAAGAGCTCCCAGGACTGTGGAATGGGTCAATGGCTGACTGGAACTCCATATTTGTTGAGGTTCCATTGGGCACTTTTAATCCTGTTAAGACCATCAATGACCTCCTCAGGGAGCAACATCAATCTTGA
- a CDS encoding alpha/beta hydrolase → MLSLFIGLVSLLASSLSYAQTGKVYDELTLQSEILGSERKYAIYLPPDYETSERSYPVLYLLHGAGDDQTGWVQFGEVLHIADRAIHEGKATPMIIVMPDADTGRRGYFNQIDGDWNYEDFFFEEFIPHVEGKYRIKGEKQYRAVAGLSMGGGGSMIYALHHPELFSSAAPLSAYVGPLSLDEMKRRMDTKNYTDQQLQAYYENHNALSLIAQIPEEDKKAIRWYIDCGDDDFLYEGNSLVHIAMRKHEIPHEFRIRDGGHTWTYWRKSLPLVLQYVTQAFHQY, encoded by the coding sequence ATGCTAAGTCTATTCATTGGATTGGTATCGCTGCTTGCCTCTTCCCTTTCTTATGCCCAAACCGGAAAAGTATATGATGAGCTCACGCTGCAAAGTGAGATTTTGGGAAGTGAAAGAAAATATGCGATCTACCTCCCTCCTGATTATGAAACATCTGAACGAAGCTATCCAGTGCTATACCTGCTTCACGGAGCAGGAGATGATCAGACTGGATGGGTGCAGTTTGGAGAAGTACTTCATATTGCCGACCGAGCCATCCATGAAGGAAAAGCTACTCCTATGATCATTGTGATGCCTGATGCCGATACGGGCAGACGAGGATATTTTAACCAGATCGATGGTGACTGGAATTATGAAGACTTCTTTTTTGAGGAGTTTATTCCACATGTAGAAGGGAAATACCGTATTAAGGGTGAAAAGCAGTATCGCGCCGTCGCAGGCCTATCGATGGGAGGCGGAGGAAGCATGATTTACGCTTTACATCATCCTGAATTATTTTCATCTGCAGCTCCGTTAAGTGCCTATGTAGGCCCATTATCCTTAGATGAAATGAAAAGGAGAATGGATACGAAGAACTATACAGACCAGCAACTCCAAGCGTATTATGAAAATCATAATGCGCTCTCCCTAATTGCACAAATCCCAGAAGAGGATAAGAAAGCCATCAGATGGTATATTGACTGTGGTGATGATGACTTTCTTTATGAAGGAAATAGTTTGGTCCATATTGCCATGAGAAAGCATGAAATCCCCCATGAATTCAGAATAAGAGATGGAGGACATACTTGGACTTATTGGAGAAAATCTTTACCTTTAGTATTGCAGTATGTTACACAAGCCTTTCACCAATATTAA
- a CDS encoding TlpA family protein disulfide reductase, with amino-acid sequence MKTTIIRIFLSVILFIVTFFISAHILSLSRDYTLWGFGALLGFTLIFLIDALCIQKLSKLFPSKWVISASLFAVILFAFISLPSLKFAMKVFPTILCLVLGVLAAAIFTAGNINKRYHYTFLLFLFPFMLNLKIYDTWVHYIEFGNTSGQVAEETSVTFKVTDEAGREIINEHLKGKIVLLDFWFIGCAPCWKKFPDLQQLHEQYRDQPEIAIYAVNRPMNSDHPGQAFESIRKKGYDFNVLQGTQKVMDDFGVYVYPTVVVLNTEGKVVFRGQLDKAKDVIKSLL; translated from the coding sequence ATGAAAACAACCATTATCAGGATTTTTCTGTCAGTCATCCTATTCATCGTCACTTTTTTTATTAGCGCTCACATTTTATCCTTGTCAAGGGACTATACCCTGTGGGGATTTGGTGCCCTGCTTGGCTTTACGTTGATTTTTTTGATTGACGCACTTTGCATCCAAAAGCTCTCGAAACTTTTTCCTTCGAAGTGGGTGATTTCCGCTTCTCTCTTTGCCGTCATTCTTTTTGCTTTTATCAGTCTTCCTAGCTTAAAGTTTGCCATGAAAGTATTTCCCACGATTCTCTGTTTGGTATTGGGAGTATTGGCCGCTGCTATTTTCACTGCGGGTAACATCAATAAACGCTACCACTACACCTTCTTACTGTTTCTTTTCCCTTTTATGTTAAACCTTAAGATATACGATACATGGGTTCATTATATAGAATTTGGCAATACTTCAGGGCAGGTGGCAGAAGAAACCTCGGTTACATTTAAGGTGACTGATGAAGCGGGACGAGAAATCATTAATGAACACCTTAAAGGTAAAATTGTCCTATTGGATTTTTGGTTTATAGGCTGTGCCCCCTGCTGGAAGAAATTTCCCGACCTACAGCAACTCCACGAGCAATACCGTGATCAACCGGAAATCGCTATTTATGCTGTTAATCGCCCTATGAACAGTGACCATCCCGGCCAGGCTTTTGAGTCCATCCGTAAAAAAGGCTATGATTTCAATGTCCTACAAGGAACCCAAAAAGTCATGGATGATTTTGGGGTGTACGTCTACCCAACAGTCGTGGTGCTTAATACAGAAGGAAAGGTGGTTTTCAGGGGACAGCTCGACAAAGCGAAAGATGTCATCAAATCACTTTTGTGA